Proteins from a single region of Streptomyces vinaceus:
- a CDS encoding anti-sigma factor family protein, with product MTPATGTIRHPDVSEISDLTEGLLSPVQAAEVRRHLGDCSLCADVHASLEEIRGLLGTLPGQPRMPADIAGRIDAALAAEALLDSTAPRTEAAPPSDVSRETSPAIPSGPTTGRAAGHPAGATGPGRRRARRRIAVLAGLAGAAACALGVFLAGNLIGTGSPDTAARRSATNSTAEALAGDTYTAQGLQDNVRRLLSSGPGAKIAPPGEQQNNTYGMENTTPSPKLAPGDGNRTTGSSVPDCVQNAIGRPDTPIGVERGSYQGTEVYLLVLPHPGDAARVDAYLVGAACTDTPSTSPTKPLLTRTYPRS from the coding sequence GTGACTCCCGCAACCGGCACGATCCGGCACCCTGACGTCTCGGAGATCTCCGACCTGACCGAAGGGCTCCTCTCGCCGGTCCAGGCCGCCGAGGTACGCCGCCATCTGGGCGACTGCTCCCTCTGCGCCGACGTCCATGCCTCCCTGGAGGAGATCCGGGGACTCCTCGGCACCCTCCCGGGGCAGCCCCGGATGCCCGCCGACATCGCCGGGCGCATCGACGCCGCCCTCGCCGCCGAGGCGCTCCTCGACTCCACCGCACCCCGGACGGAGGCCGCTCCGCCCTCCGATGTTTCACGTGAAACATCGCCTGCCATCCCCTCGGGTCCGACCACCGGTCGGGCCGCCGGTCACCCGGCCGGAGCAACCGGTCCCGGGCGCCGGCGCGCCCGCCGCCGGATCGCCGTCCTCGCCGGCCTGGCCGGAGCGGCAGCGTGCGCCCTGGGAGTCTTCCTCGCGGGCAACCTGATCGGGACCGGCTCCCCGGACACCGCCGCGCGCAGATCCGCGACGAACTCGACGGCCGAGGCACTCGCCGGCGACACGTACACCGCGCAGGGCCTCCAGGACAACGTGCGCCGGCTCCTGTCCTCCGGGCCGGGCGCCAAGATCGCGCCCCCCGGGGAGCAGCAGAACAACACGTACGGAATGGAGAACACCACTCCGTCCCCGAAGCTGGCACCCGGTGACGGCAACCGCACGACCGGCTCCTCGGTGCCGGACTGCGTCCAGAACGCCATCGGGCGCCCCGACACCCCGATCGGGGTGGAACGAGGCAGCTACCAGGGCACCGAGGTCTACCTCCTCGTGCTGCCGCACCCCGGCGACGCTGCCCGCGTGGACGCCTATCTCGTGGGCGCGGCGTGCACGGACACCCCATCGACCAGCCCCACCAAACCGTTGCTGACCAGGACATATCCTCGAAGCTGA
- the sigM gene encoding RNA polymerase sigma factor SigM produces the protein MQSPTGEERSDQELLALHAAGDPDAFGELVRRHRDRLWAVALRTLGDREEAADAVQDALVSAYRAAHTFRGESAVTTWLHRITVNACLDRARKAASRRTSPLDDTERLERLLEPHESAEAPAERQDLHRQLLAALGTLPAEQRAALVLVDMQAYPVAEAARILDVPTGTVKSRCARGRAKLLPMLTHLRSNAGDNSATERGRNRTPGTPVPPAAGSSQPAPDADTVKGGGGRT, from the coding sequence ATGCAGTCACCAACGGGCGAAGAGCGGAGCGACCAGGAGCTGCTGGCGCTGCACGCCGCGGGGGATCCGGATGCCTTCGGAGAGCTCGTACGACGGCACCGCGACCGGTTGTGGGCCGTGGCCCTGCGCACCCTGGGCGACCGCGAGGAAGCCGCCGACGCCGTGCAGGACGCCCTCGTCTCCGCCTACCGCGCCGCCCACACCTTCCGCGGGGAATCGGCCGTCACCACCTGGCTGCACCGGATCACCGTCAACGCCTGTCTCGACCGTGCCCGCAAGGCCGCCTCCCGCAGGACCTCCCCACTCGACGATACGGAGCGCCTGGAGCGCCTCCTGGAGCCCCACGAGTCCGCGGAGGCACCCGCGGAGCGCCAGGACCTCCACCGGCAGCTCCTGGCCGCCCTCGGCACGCTCCCGGCCGAACAGCGGGCCGCCCTGGTCCTCGTCGACATGCAGGCCTACCCCGTCGCCGAGGCCGCCCGTATCCTCGACGTCCCCACCGGCACCGTGAAGAGCCGGTGCGCGCGCGGTCGGGCGAAGCTCCTCCCGATGCTCACTCATCTGCGCTCGAATGCCGGGGATAACTCCGCCACCGAGCGGGGAAGGAACCGGACGCCGGGGACACCCGTCCCACCAGCGGCAGGCTCCAGTCAGCCGGCCCCAGACGCAGACACGGTGAAGGGCGGAGGTGGACGAACGTGA
- a CDS encoding protein kinase family protein, whose translation MAERSTAAVDVADNGGDEPPAADAAKATADGVDTQNGRAADGPMPEKDGERRKAAPAAAPELHSGHKLARRYRLEECVTRLDGFSSWRAMDEKLRRAVGVHLLPADHPRARAVLAAARSSALLGDPRFVHVLDAVEENDLVYVVHEWLPDATELTAILAAGPLEAHEAYQLVTQVSQAMAAAHREGLAHLRLTPSAILRTSTGQYRIRGLAVNAALRGITSDTPQRADTEAIGALLYAALTQRWPYEEDAYGLTGLPKGVGLIAPDQVRAGVHRGLGELAMRALANEGATASRQEPPCTTPEELAKAVAAMPRIRPPEPAFTAPPEYQHTTYQQGNYGRPQTHPGVPGGHAMPVIVPPPPLQSRIGRVLKWGVAALLIAALGLGSWQLADTLLERVKGDTGSNGSNQQPKADDASKSAKPTTPGKPLDIANATTFGKEPIKPEDVNKAVDHNPDTAWITLVFYSYANFGNLDSYDDGSGIVVDLGSAQEVAGLDVDMYAAGQKVEVRAASPEATSSPRSLSGFSQEVVKLTTAGKTLKTTLDTPLKTRYLLIHITSLPSDSNGNYRGGINEIKVLGKGE comes from the coding sequence GTGGCGGAACGTAGCACGGCTGCCGTCGACGTGGCCGACAACGGCGGCGACGAGCCGCCGGCCGCAGATGCGGCGAAGGCCACGGCCGACGGGGTGGACACCCAGAACGGACGAGCCGCGGACGGACCCATGCCCGAAAAGGACGGCGAACGCAGAAAAGCGGCCCCTGCTGCCGCCCCCGAACTCCACAGCGGCCACAAGCTCGCCAGGCGCTACCGCCTCGAAGAGTGCGTCACCCGTCTGGACGGATTCAGCAGCTGGCGCGCCATGGACGAGAAGCTGCGCCGTGCCGTGGGCGTCCACCTGCTGCCCGCCGACCACCCCCGGGCCCGCGCCGTCCTGGCCGCGGCCCGCTCCTCCGCCCTGCTCGGCGACCCGCGGTTCGTGCACGTCCTCGATGCCGTGGAGGAGAACGACCTCGTCTACGTCGTCCACGAGTGGCTGCCCGACGCCACCGAGCTGACCGCGATCCTCGCCGCGGGCCCCCTGGAAGCCCACGAGGCCTACCAGCTCGTCACCCAGGTTTCCCAGGCCATGGCCGCGGCCCACCGCGAGGGCCTGGCCCACCTGCGGCTGACGCCGAGCGCCATACTGCGCACCTCCACGGGCCAGTACCGCATCCGCGGGCTGGCCGTGAACGCCGCCCTGCGCGGCATCACCAGCGACACCCCGCAGCGCGCGGACACCGAGGCCATCGGCGCGCTCCTGTACGCCGCCCTGACCCAGCGCTGGCCCTACGAGGAGGACGCGTACGGGCTCACCGGCCTGCCCAAGGGCGTCGGCCTGATCGCACCCGACCAGGTCCGTGCCGGAGTGCACCGGGGACTCGGCGAGCTCGCCATGCGCGCCCTCGCCAACGAGGGCGCCACCGCCTCCCGGCAGGAGCCGCCCTGCACCACCCCGGAGGAGCTGGCCAAGGCGGTCGCCGCGATGCCCCGCATCCGGCCGCCGGAGCCCGCGTTCACCGCTCCACCGGAGTACCAGCACACCACCTACCAGCAGGGCAACTACGGCCGCCCTCAGACGCACCCCGGCGTCCCGGGCGGCCACGCCATGCCCGTCATCGTGCCGCCGCCCCCGCTGCAGAGCCGCATCGGCCGCGTTCTGAAGTGGGGCGTGGCCGCCCTGCTGATCGCCGCACTGGGCCTGGGCAGCTGGCAGCTCGCCGACACCCTCCTGGAACGCGTCAAGGGCGACACCGGCAGCAACGGCTCCAACCAGCAGCCCAAGGCCGACGACGCCTCCAAGAGTGCCAAGCCGACCACCCCCGGCAAGCCGCTGGACATCGCCAACGCCACCACCTTCGGCAAGGAGCCGATCAAGCCGGAGGACGTGAACAAGGCCGTCGACCACAACCCCGACACCGCCTGGATCACCTTGGTGTTCTACAGCTACGCCAACTTCGGCAACCTGGACAGCTACGACGACGGCAGCGGCATCGTCGTCGACCTCGGCAGCGCCCAGGAGGTGGCCGGCCTCGACGTCGACATGTATGCCGCGGGGCAGAAGGTCGAGGTCCGCGCCGCCTCTCCGGAAGCCACCTCTTCACCCCGGTCCCTCTCGGGTTTCTCCCAGGAGGTCGTCAAGCTGACCACCGCGGGGAAGACCCTGAAGACCACCCTGGACACTCCGCTGAAGACCCGCTACCTGCTGATCCACATCACCTCACTGCCTTCCGACTCGAACGGCAACTACCGCGGCGGCATCAACGAGATCAAGGTGCTCGGCAAGGGCGAGTAA
- the murJ gene encoding murein biosynthesis integral membrane protein MurJ → MNAPYDGDRAQGTGGPAPYQGTAPGTPVAGQVPVPAPAPDRDPYVQDAYDYDPYRSQDLSAQDPVAEVLYDRASHPPPPPGTYQEPGPLYAAPQAPVHAPDPQVWAQTPPPEPDGPSRHLPYGDHATTTQFVGVDSLVTKAADEKPEPDAFAHLYRDQQGTPGTSTEDAPVAVPAPSKPAGRASSLLKSSALMAAGTIVSRITGFLRTLVIAGAIGVGTFNDTYQIANTLPTMIYVLVGGGALNAVFIPQLVRAMKQDDDGGEAYANRLLTLVVVLLAAITTICVLAAPVFITMMSPKLASDPQQMEVAVAFARYCLPTMFFMGVHVVLGQILNARGRFGAMMWTPVLNNIVVIATFGAFIWAFGGFTTSGVNATTVTAEGVRLLGLGTLLGLTVQALAMLPYLRDAGFRPRLRFDWRGHGLGKAARLAKWTFFFVLANQVGLVVVTQLATWAGSVAEKQGHPGTGITAYNYALLLWQMPQAIITVSVMTAVLPRISRSAHDGDAAAVRDDISYGLRTSAVAIVPCAFAFLALGVPMATLLYAGSGSGAQNIGYVLMAFGLGLIPYSVQYVVLRGFYAYEDTRTPFYNTVIVAGVNAAVSTAAFFVLPARWAVVGMAAAYGLGYTVGVGVAWRRLRNRLGGDLDGAHVMRTYARLTGACVPAAAVAGAAAYAVTQWLGSGVTGSFAALAAGGVALAAVFLVAAKRMRIEELNAMVGMVRGRMGR, encoded by the coding sequence ATGAACGCGCCGTACGACGGTGACCGGGCGCAGGGCACTGGTGGGCCCGCGCCCTACCAGGGCACTGCCCCGGGCACCCCGGTGGCCGGGCAGGTCCCCGTGCCTGCCCCCGCGCCGGACCGTGACCCGTACGTCCAGGACGCCTACGACTACGACCCGTACCGGTCCCAGGACCTGTCGGCCCAGGACCCCGTCGCCGAGGTCCTCTACGACCGGGCCTCGCACCCTCCGCCGCCGCCCGGCACCTACCAGGAGCCCGGACCGCTCTACGCGGCCCCCCAGGCCCCCGTACACGCCCCCGACCCGCAGGTGTGGGCCCAGACCCCGCCGCCCGAGCCGGACGGACCCTCACGGCACCTGCCCTACGGCGACCACGCGACGACCACCCAGTTCGTCGGAGTGGACTCCCTGGTCACCAAGGCGGCGGACGAGAAGCCCGAGCCGGACGCCTTCGCACACCTCTACCGGGATCAGCAGGGCACTCCCGGCACCTCCACCGAGGACGCCCCCGTCGCCGTCCCGGCGCCGAGCAAGCCGGCCGGCCGCGCCTCCAGCCTGCTCAAGTCCAGCGCCCTCATGGCCGCCGGCACGATCGTCTCCCGCATCACCGGCTTCCTGCGGACCCTCGTCATCGCGGGTGCCATCGGCGTCGGCACGTTCAACGACACGTACCAGATCGCCAACACCCTGCCGACGATGATCTACGTGCTCGTCGGTGGCGGTGCGCTCAACGCCGTCTTCATCCCGCAGCTGGTGCGGGCCATGAAGCAGGACGACGACGGGGGCGAGGCCTACGCCAACCGCCTCCTGACGCTCGTCGTCGTGCTGCTGGCGGCCATCACCACCATCTGCGTCCTGGCCGCGCCGGTGTTCATCACGATGATGTCGCCGAAGCTCGCGTCCGACCCCCAGCAGATGGAGGTCGCGGTCGCCTTCGCCCGTTACTGCCTGCCGACCATGTTCTTCATGGGCGTGCACGTGGTCCTCGGTCAGATCCTCAACGCACGCGGCCGGTTCGGCGCGATGATGTGGACCCCCGTCCTCAACAACATCGTCGTCATCGCCACGTTCGGCGCCTTCATCTGGGCCTTCGGCGGCTTCACCACCTCCGGGGTCAACGCGACCACCGTCACCGCCGAGGGCGTCCGCCTGTTGGGTCTCGGCACCCTCCTGGGCCTGACCGTCCAGGCGCTCGCGATGCTGCCCTACCTGCGCGACGCCGGCTTCCGGCCGCGCCTGCGCTTCGACTGGCGGGGCCACGGCCTCGGCAAGGCCGCCCGCCTGGCCAAGTGGACGTTCTTCTTCGTCCTGGCCAACCAGGTCGGCCTCGTCGTCGTGACGCAGCTGGCCACCTGGGCCGGATCCGTAGCCGAGAAGCAGGGCCACCCCGGCACGGGCATCACCGCCTACAACTACGCGCTGCTGCTGTGGCAGATGCCGCAGGCCATCATCACCGTCTCCGTCATGACGGCGGTGCTGCCGCGCATCTCCCGCTCCGCCCACGACGGGGACGCGGCCGCCGTGCGCGACGACATCTCCTACGGGCTGCGTACTTCGGCCGTCGCGATCGTGCCGTGCGCCTTCGCTTTCCTCGCCCTCGGCGTCCCCATGGCCACGCTGCTGTACGCCGGTTCCGGATCCGGCGCCCAGAACATCGGCTACGTCCTGATGGCCTTCGGCCTCGGACTCATCCCGTACTCCGTCCAGTACGTCGTCCTGCGCGGGTTCTACGCCTACGAGGACACCCGGACGCCCTTCTACAACACGGTCATCGTCGCCGGCGTCAACGCGGCCGTCTCCACCGCCGCGTTCTTCGTGCTCCCCGCGCGCTGGGCCGTCGTCGGCATGGCCGCCGCCTACGGCCTCGGCTATACGGTCGGCGTCGGCGTCGCCTGGCGGCGCCTGCGCAACCGGCTGGGCGGTGACCTCGACGGCGCCCACGTGATGCGCACCTACGCTCGCCTCACGGGCGCCTGCGTCCCCGCGGCCGCCGTGGCGGGCGCGGCCGCCTACGCGGTCACCCAGTGGCTCGGCAGCGGAGTCACCGGCTCCTTCGCCGCGTTGGCCGCCGGCGGTGTCGCACTGGCCGCCGTCTTCCTCGTGGCGGCCAAGCGGATGCGCATCGAAGAGCTCAACGCCATGGTCGGTATGGTCCGCGGACGTATGGGTCGCTGA
- a CDS encoding DUF6049 family protein, whose protein sequence is MAEAADIQGASPAPARRRWLRRAVVLLAGTPVLAALVYSPAPQAAQAADAGTVDVQLDGMAPAAPVKGDTLTISGSVVNNGRETITGAHVGLRVGPALGDRASIDEAAERAGFRAGTDPGEIDPAYAVKIPSLPSKVKQDFTLTVPVNKLELDKDGVYQLGVSLSGETESRQYEQVLGIKRTFLPWQPEAAAKRSQLTYLWPLISTTRLTAETGSDELQTPVFLDDSLTEELKPGGRLQQMVALGKDLPVTWVIDPDLLYTVDAMTKGYRYRTPDGRIVQGKSKAVAEQWLSALETAVQGKKIVALPFADPDIASLAHQGKDVSGTLGQLRPATDKAKQAVETVLHVTPSTDFSWPVDGAIDPSIVNVATSAGAHNVLTRSDSLQETGALGYTPSAARPIGAGTTAVVADADLSTAFQGNMLNAGDATLAVQRFLAQSLALNLQKTDNQRSFVVTPQRMPTTSQAQTMAAAVRGLQAGRWTQPADLDTAAAAKPDPGVNTQVPGAGQYPEALRKTELPVSAFEKIRTTQNTLDHFKVILSAPDRVEIPFGNTTNREMSTSWRGRPEEARLYRDQVQEYLLGLTEKVKVVPKSDATLSGHSATIPVSVQNSLVQDVHNLVLRVKSANPTRLMFGDSGQAEQEVNVTGGHSQTVKFTANATASGPVEVTAQLFTTDGVPYGKARKFTVEATEVTPTVMLVIAGGVLLLVLAGIKMYASRKRVAARAAAEESTQPSDGTPDTGAQSTGPSGTGETVDR, encoded by the coding sequence GTGGCCGAGGCGGCAGACATCCAGGGGGCATCCCCCGCACCTGCCCGGCGCCGCTGGCTGCGGCGCGCAGTCGTCCTGCTGGCCGGAACCCCCGTGCTCGCCGCCCTGGTCTACTCACCCGCCCCACAGGCCGCCCAGGCGGCCGATGCGGGCACCGTCGACGTGCAGCTGGACGGTATGGCCCCCGCGGCCCCGGTCAAGGGCGACACGCTCACCATCTCCGGCAGCGTGGTCAACAACGGCCGCGAGACGATCACGGGCGCGCACGTGGGCCTGCGCGTCGGGCCCGCCCTGGGCGACCGCGCCTCCATCGACGAGGCGGCGGAACGTGCCGGGTTCCGGGCCGGCACGGATCCCGGCGAGATCGACCCGGCCTACGCCGTGAAGATCCCCTCGCTCCCGTCCAAGGTCAAGCAGGACTTCACGCTCACCGTCCCCGTGAACAAGCTGGAGCTGGACAAGGACGGGGTCTACCAGCTCGGCGTCTCGCTGTCCGGGGAGACCGAGAGCCGCCAGTACGAGCAGGTGCTCGGCATCAAGCGGACCTTCCTGCCCTGGCAGCCGGAGGCAGCCGCCAAGCGCTCCCAGCTCACCTACCTGTGGCCGCTGATCTCCACCACGCGCCTGACGGCGGAGACGGGCTCGGACGAGCTCCAGACCCCCGTCTTCCTCGACGACTCCCTCACCGAGGAGCTCAAGCCCGGCGGCCGCCTCCAGCAGATGGTCGCCCTCGGCAAGGACCTCCCCGTCACCTGGGTCATCGACCCCGACCTGCTCTACACCGTCGACGCCATGACCAAGGGCTACCGGTACCGCACGCCGGACGGCCGGATCGTCCAGGGCAAGAGCAAGGCCGTCGCCGAGCAGTGGCTGAGCGCCCTGGAGACCGCGGTCCAGGGCAAGAAGATCGTCGCGCTGCCGTTCGCCGACCCCGACATCGCCTCCCTCGCCCATCAGGGCAAGGACGTCTCGGGCACCCTGGGCCAGCTGCGACCGGCCACCGACAAGGCGAAGCAGGCCGTGGAGACCGTCCTGCACGTCACCCCGTCCACCGACTTCTCCTGGCCCGTGGACGGCGCCATCGACCCGTCGATCGTCAACGTGGCGACCTCGGCGGGCGCCCACAACGTCCTGACGCGCAGCGACAGCCTCCAGGAGACCGGGGCCCTCGGCTACACGCCCTCCGCGGCCCGTCCCATCGGCGCGGGCACCACCGCGGTCGTCGCCGACGCCGACCTCTCGACCGCCTTCCAGGGCAACATGCTGAACGCCGGGGACGCCACGCTGGCCGTGCAGCGCTTCCTCGCCCAGAGCCTCGCCCTGAACCTGCAGAAGACCGACAACCAGCGCAGCTTCGTGGTCACCCCGCAGCGGATGCCGACCACCAGCCAGGCTCAGACGATGGCGGCCGCCGTACGGGGCCTGCAGGCGGGCCGCTGGACCCAGCCGGCCGACCTCGACACGGCGGCCGCGGCCAAGCCCGACCCGGGCGTCAACACCCAGGTCCCGGGCGCGGGCCAGTACCCCGAAGCCCTGCGCAAGACGGAGCTCCCGGTCTCCGCTTTCGAGAAGATCCGCACCACCCAGAACACCCTGGACCACTTCAAGGTGATCCTCAGCGCGCCCGACCGCGTGGAGATCCCCTTCGGCAACACCACCAACCGCGAGATGTCCACCTCGTGGCGCGGCCGCCCGGAGGAGGCCCGGCTCTACCGGGACCAGGTGCAGGAGTACCTGCTCGGTCTCACGGAAAAGGTCAAGGTCGTCCCTAAATCCGACGCCACCCTGTCCGGACACAGCGCGACCATCCCGGTCAGCGTCCAGAACAGCCTCGTCCAGGACGTCCACAACCTCGTCCTGCGGGTGAAGTCGGCCAACCCGACCCGCCTGATGTTCGGCGACAGCGGCCAGGCCGAGCAGGAGGTGAACGTCACGGGCGGGCACAGCCAGACGGTCAAGTTCACCGCCAACGCCACCGCAAGCGGTCCCGTCGAGGTCACCGCGCAGCTCTTCACCACGGACGGCGTTCCCTACGGCAAGGCGCGCAAGTTCACCGTGGAGGCCACGGAGGTCACTCCGACCGTCATGCTCGTCATCGCAGGCGGCGTCCTCCTCCTCGTCTTGGCGGGCATCAAGATGTACGCCAGCCGCAAGCGCGTCGCCGCCCGTGCGGCGGCCGAGGAGAGCACGCAGCCGAGTGACGGGACCCCGGACACCGGAGCGCAAAGCACCGGGCCGTCCGGCACGGGTGAGACAGTGGACCGTTGA
- a CDS encoding CCA tRNA nucleotidyltransferase → MPNANEDNPSALSQVQLRAVSELLRVAPVADELGRRFQQAGFRLALVGGSVRDALLGRLGNDLDFTTEARPEDVLKIVRPWADSVWDVGIAFGTVGAQKDGFQIEVTTYRSESYDRTSRKPEVSYGDSIEEDLVRRDFTVNAMAVALPEKEFVDPHGGLEDLQAGVLRTPGTPEDSFSDDPLRMLRAARFAAQLDFEVAPEVVAAMKAMSDRIEIVSAERVQGELNKLLLSAHPRKGLGLLVDTGLADHVLPELPALRLESDEHHRHKDVYDHSLIVLEQAIALEHDGPDLVLRLAALLHDIGKPRTRRFESDGRVSFHHHEVVGAKMTKKRMTALKYSNDLVKDVSRLVELHLRFHGYGDGEWTDSAVRRYVRDAGPLLDRLHKLTRSDCTTRNKRKANALSRTYDGLEERIAQLQEQEELDAIRPDLDGNQIMEVLGVGPGPVIGKAYAFLLELRLENGPMEHDAAVAALKEWWAAQA, encoded by the coding sequence GTGCCGAACGCCAACGAAGACAACCCCAGTGCCCTGAGTCAGGTGCAGCTCCGCGCGGTCAGTGAACTGCTGCGGGTCGCCCCTGTCGCCGACGAGCTCGGCCGCCGGTTCCAGCAGGCCGGCTTCCGCCTCGCCCTGGTCGGCGGGTCCGTACGCGATGCGCTGCTCGGGCGTCTCGGCAACGACCTCGACTTCACCACCGAGGCCCGCCCCGAGGACGTCCTGAAGATCGTCCGCCCGTGGGCCGACTCGGTCTGGGACGTGGGCATCGCCTTCGGCACGGTCGGAGCCCAGAAGGATGGCTTCCAGATCGAGGTGACCACGTACCGCTCGGAGTCCTACGACCGCACCTCGCGCAAGCCCGAGGTCTCCTACGGCGACTCGATCGAGGAGGACCTGGTCCGCCGCGACTTCACCGTGAACGCGATGGCGGTCGCCCTCCCGGAGAAGGAGTTCGTGGACCCGCACGGGGGCCTGGAAGACCTCCAGGCGGGCGTTCTGCGCACTCCCGGCACCCCGGAGGACTCTTTCTCCGACGACCCGCTGCGCATGCTGCGTGCGGCGCGTTTCGCGGCCCAGCTCGACTTCGAGGTCGCCCCCGAGGTCGTGGCGGCGATGAAGGCGATGTCGGACCGGATCGAGATCGTCTCCGCGGAGCGGGTGCAGGGCGAGCTGAACAAGCTGCTGCTGTCCGCGCACCCGCGCAAGGGGCTGGGCCTGCTCGTGGACACCGGGCTGGCCGACCACGTGCTCCCCGAGCTTCCGGCCCTGCGGCTGGAGAGTGACGAACACCACCGGCACAAGGACGTCTACGACCACTCGCTGATCGTGCTGGAGCAGGCCATCGCGCTGGAGCACGACGGGCCGGACCTGGTGCTGCGGCTGGCGGCCCTGCTCCACGACATCGGCAAGCCGCGCACCCGCCGGTTCGAGAGCGACGGCCGGGTCTCCTTCCACCACCACGAGGTGGTGGGCGCGAAGATGACCAAGAAGCGGATGACCGCGCTGAAGTACTCGAACGACCTGGTCAAGGACGTGTCACGGCTGGTGGAGCTGCACCTGCGCTTCCACGGCTACGGGGACGGCGAATGGACCGACTCGGCGGTGCGGCGCTACGTCCGTGACGCCGGCCCGCTCCTGGACCGGCTGCACAAGCTCACCCGGTCCGACTGCACCACGCGCAACAAGCGCAAGGCCAATGCCCTCTCCCGTACCTACGACGGCCTGGAGGAGCGCATCGCGCAGCTTCAGGAGCAGGAGGAGCTCGACGCGATCCGGCCCGATCTTGACGGCAACCAGATCATGGAGGTCCTGGGCGTCGGTCCCGGCCCTGTGATCGGCAAGGCCTACGCGTTCCTGCTGGAGCTGCGGCTGGAGAACGGCCCGATGGAGCATGACGCCGCGGTCGCCGCCCTCAAGGAATGGTGGGCGGCGCAAGCCTGA
- a CDS encoding MFS transporter has translation MPVVRDLRVLLRLRDFRNLLAVRLLSQAADGVYQVALATYVVFSPEKQTSPAAIASAMAVLLLPYSLIGPFAGVLLDRWRRRQVFLYGNLLRAVLACVTGLLIVVHVPDWLFYASALSVTAVNRFVLAGLAASLPRVVAPAQLVTANSLSPTAGTLAAVAGGGLAFLVRLLVSDSNALVVLLGAGLYLCAALVSLRLAVGLLGPDHPTGQVHPTVAQGIALTVRGMTEGLRHLASRREAAQTLTAMTLMRFCYGALFVTLLMLCRYAWADSESAGLALLGIAVGVSGAGFFAAALITPWLVGRLGTRGWITACSAGAAVLVPPLGLFFAPGPMLAAAFVLGLATQGAKISTDTAIQSHVDDDFRGRVFSVYDVLFNVAFVSAAAVAALMLPPDGRSIMLIMSVAVLYALTAVYLQRRGSRS, from the coding sequence ATGCCCGTCGTACGTGATCTGCGCGTACTCCTGCGCCTGAGGGATTTCCGCAACCTGCTCGCCGTACGGCTGCTCTCGCAGGCCGCCGACGGCGTGTACCAGGTGGCGCTCGCCACGTACGTGGTGTTCTCCCCCGAGAAGCAGACCTCGCCGGCGGCCATCGCCTCGGCCATGGCGGTTCTGCTGCTGCCCTACTCGTTGATCGGGCCGTTCGCCGGAGTACTGCTCGACCGCTGGCGACGGCGCCAGGTCTTCCTCTACGGCAACCTGCTCCGGGCGGTCCTCGCCTGCGTCACCGGCCTGCTGATCGTCGTGCACGTCCCCGACTGGCTCTTCTACGCCTCGGCCCTGTCGGTCACCGCCGTCAACCGCTTCGTCCTGGCCGGGCTCGCCGCATCCCTGCCCCGTGTCGTCGCCCCCGCCCAACTGGTCACGGCCAACTCGCTCTCGCCCACGGCCGGGACGCTCGCGGCGGTCGCCGGCGGAGGGCTGGCCTTCCTCGTCCGGCTGCTGGTCTCCGACTCCAACGCCCTGGTCGTGCTGCTGGGCGCGGGGCTCTACCTCTGCGCGGCCCTGGTCTCGCTGCGCCTGGCCGTGGGCCTGCTCGGCCCGGACCACCCCACCGGCCAGGTCCACCCCACCGTGGCCCAGGGGATAGCCCTGACCGTCCGGGGCATGACCGAAGGGCTGCGGCACCTGGCCTCCCGCCGCGAGGCGGCCCAGACACTGACCGCCATGACCCTGATGCGCTTCTGCTACGGGGCCCTGTTCGTGACGCTGCTCATGCTCTGCCGGTACGCCTGGGCGGACAGCGAGTCCGCCGGCCTCGCGCTGCTGGGCATCGCGGTCGGCGTCTCCGGGGCCGGATTCTTCGCCGCCGCCCTGATCACCCCCTGGCTGGTGGGCCGGCTGGGCACCCGGGGCTGGATCACGGCCTGCTCCGCCGGGGCGGCGGTCCTCGTACCCCCGCTCGGCCTGTTCTTCGCACCCGGTCCGATGCTGGCAGCCGCCTTCGTGCTGGGCCTCGCCACCCAGGGCGCCAAGATCTCCACCGACACGGCCATCCAGTCCCACGTGGACGACGACTTCCGCGGCCGGGTGTTCTCCGTCTACGACGTGCTCTTCAACGTCGCGTTCGTGAGTGCGGCCGCCGTGGCCGCCCTGATGCTCCCGCCGGACGGGCGTTCCATCATGCTGATCATGAGCGTGGCCGTCCTCTACGCGCTGACCGCGGTCTACCTGCAGCGGCGCGGATCCCGCTCCTGA